A window from uncultured Anaeromusa sp. encodes these proteins:
- a CDS encoding acyltransferase produces the protein MEKAMAEARNPGLDAVRSAAIWMVLLSHLTFFLPRQTVQESGLWRLEIFGYYGVELFFVLSGFLIGRILLETFAASGNAAALTARLWTFYRRRWYRTLPSYYLILLVNTLYWQAVRLPQFPATLQPDWRHLVFLQNYDMLASGFFPESWSLAVEEWFYLLTPLWLLLCRKLLPQHWRAAYVLGAALAALALAVAAARYGYVLTYEPIFDYGIRKNSFLRLDSLAVGVGAAWLWLYAPAWHQRMAGKGPALLALAVLGGVALHFWQVGWEGWNRSLWARTLLLDAVSLAFAVLMNVCYYRVHRTYFVFWGTSQLAYALYLVHLPIFVTLGAWGAGSTAAARTGLSLVALGAAYGAAWLLYRLWEQPWLQRRPKQRTG, from the coding sequence ATGGAAAAAGCTATGGCGGAAGCGCGAAACCCAGGCTTGGATGCGGTGCGCAGCGCCGCTATTTGGATGGTGCTTCTTTCGCATTTGACGTTTTTTTTGCCGCGCCAGACGGTGCAAGAAAGCGGCTTGTGGCGGCTGGAAATTTTCGGCTACTACGGGGTGGAGCTTTTTTTTGTGCTGAGCGGCTTTTTGATCGGACGGATCCTGCTGGAGACCTTTGCCGCCTCCGGCAATGCTGCAGCGCTGACAGCGCGTCTTTGGACCTTTTACCGGCGCCGCTGGTACCGGACGCTACCTTCGTACTATCTGATTCTTTTAGTCAATACCCTGTACTGGCAAGCGGTGCGTCTGCCGCAGTTTCCCGCTACGCTCCAGCCGGACTGGCGTCATCTGGTGTTTTTACAAAACTATGATATGCTGGCGAGCGGCTTCTTTCCGGAGTCTTGGAGCCTAGCGGTGGAAGAGTGGTTTTATCTGCTGACGCCGCTGTGGCTGCTGCTGTGTCGAAAGCTGCTGCCGCAGCACTGGCGGGCGGCGTACGTACTGGGAGCGGCCTTGGCGGCGCTGGCGCTGGCTGTTGCGGCGGCGCGCTACGGCTATGTGCTGACCTACGAGCCAATTTTTGACTACGGCATTCGTAAAAACAGCTTCTTACGCTTGGACAGCCTAGCAGTCGGCGTGGGGGCCGCTTGGCTGTGGCTATACGCCCCGGCCTGGCACCAGCGCATGGCAGGCAAAGGGCCGGCCTTGTTGGCGTTGGCTGTACTGGGCGGCGTGGCTCTGCATTTTTGGCAGGTGGGCTGGGAGGGCTGGAATCGCAGCCTCTGGGCGCGGACGCTGTTGTTAGACGCGGTTTCCTTGGCCTTTGCGGTGCTTATGAATGTCTGTTATTATCGAGTGCACCGCACGTATTTTGTTTTTTGGGGGACCAGCCAGCTGGCGTATGCGCTGTATTTGGTGCACCTGCCCATTTTTGTCACGCTGGGCGCCTGGGGCGCCGGCAGTACCGCAGCGGCCCGTACAGGTCTCTCTCTAGTCGCTCTTGGCGCCGCCTACGGCGCAGCCTGGCTACTGTATCGTTTGTGGGAGCAGCCCTGGCTGCAAAGGCGTCCCAAGCAAAGAACAGGGTAA
- a CDS encoding NAD-dependent epimerase/dehydratase family protein, producing the protein MRCLILGGAGFLGSHLCDALTAAGYEITIFDRPGASLACHSGLTVREGDFSCLTEAQFAELLQGIDVVYHLVSTTVPSNEDLLLDVQTNVMPTLRLLEACKKQAVRVVFFSSGGTVYGKPRCIPIGEEHGTNPICSYGVQKLAIEKYLQLYQHAAGLEYIILRIANPYGVRQVPFTTQGVVATFLAKALLGEPLEVWGDGSVVRDYLYVGDVARAAALVLRYQGPERIFNIGSGCGHSLNELLQTLETAVGRTLEVRYRPGRKQDVSANVLDIVRAQAELNWQPQISLLAGVQAMRDSWQPATKRFEG; encoded by the coding sequence ATGCGATGTCTTATCTTAGGCGGCGCTGGTTTTTTAGGGTCGCATTTGTGCGACGCCTTAACCGCGGCGGGATATGAAATCACTATTTTTGACCGGCCGGGCGCTTCGTTGGCTTGTCACAGCGGTCTGACTGTGCGCGAAGGAGATTTCTCCTGCCTCACCGAGGCCCAGTTTGCAGAGCTGCTGCAGGGTATTGATGTCGTATACCATCTGGTCAGCACCACGGTGCCGTCCAACGAAGACTTGCTGCTGGATGTGCAGACCAATGTCATGCCGACGCTGCGGCTGCTGGAGGCTTGCAAAAAGCAAGCCGTCCGTGTGGTCTTCTTTTCCTCTGGCGGCACGGTGTATGGCAAGCCCCGGTGCATTCCTATCGGGGAAGAGCATGGCACCAATCCGATTTGCTCTTATGGCGTGCAGAAACTGGCTATTGAAAAGTATCTGCAGCTCTATCAGCATGCCGCAGGCTTGGAATATATCATTTTGCGCATTGCCAATCCTTATGGCGTTCGGCAGGTGCCTTTCACCACCCAAGGAGTTGTGGCCACCTTTTTGGCTAAGGCGCTCCTGGGGGAGCCTCTGGAGGTATGGGGTGACGGCAGTGTTGTTCGCGATTATTTATATGTTGGCGATGTTGCGCGCGCCGCGGCGCTGGTACTGCGCTACCAGGGACCGGAGCGGATTTTTAACATCGGCAGTGGCTGCGGCCATTCGTTAAATGAGCTTTTGCAAACTCTGGAAACGGCAGTGGGGAGAACGCTGGAGGTTCGCTATCGGCCCGGGCGCAAGCAGGATGTGAGCGCTAATGTCCTAGATATAGTGCGGGCGCAAGCGGAACTGAACTGGCAGCCGCAAATTTCCCTGTTGGCAGGGGTGCAGGCTATGCGGGACAGCTGGCAGCCGGCAACGAAGCGTTTTGAAGGCTGA